Genomic DNA from Deltaproteobacteria bacterium:
GGTCATGTAATCGGTGATCAGCAGGATGCCGACGATGATCAACAGCACACCGCCGATGACGTGAATGACCTGCACGTAGCGGCGTAGCTTCTGAGAAAACTGAAAAAATGAATTGATCGCCAAGGCGCTCAAGAAAAACGGCAAGGCGAGACCGGCGGCGTAACTCATCAACAAAAAAACTCCGTGGCCGACTTCTCCTGAAGTGCTCGCCAACGCCAGCGTGGCGCCGAGGATCGGCCCGACGCAGGGCGTCCAGGCCACGGCAAAGGTGATGCCGACCAGCACCGAACCGAGATAGCCGGCGGGTTTGTCTTTGAGATTGAACTGCAAATACTGATCGAGGGCGGCGATTTTAAATGCGCCGACCAACAGGAGCCCAACGAGCACGATGAAAATTCCGCCGAAGATGCGAATACCGTTGCGGTAGCCCATGAACAGCCCGCCGAGAAAACTGGCGGAGGCGCCGAGGGAAACGAAGACGATGGAAAAGCCCAGGATGAAGGCCAACGAATTCAGCACCACGCGGGTACGCACCCGGGTACGGGCCTGGTCGTCGCGCATTTCGTCCAATGACACGCCGGAAACGAATGAGAGATAAGAAGGAATCAGCGGCAGCACACAAGGGGAGAGAAACGAGAAGACGCCCGCGGCAAAGGCGACGAATATATTGACGTCGGTCATCTTTTGCCGTCGACCAAATCTTTGATCAGTTTTCGCGCGCCGGCGCCGTACCACTCGGCTGGACCCCAGCCGCGCGCCAGTCCTTCGCCTTTG
This window encodes:
- a CDS encoding cytochrome c biogenesis protein CcdA, which codes for MTDVNIFVAFAAGVFSFLSPCVLPLIPSYLSFVSGVSLDEMRDDQARTRVRTRVVLNSLAFILGFSIVFVSLGASASFLGGLFMGYRNGIRIFGGIFIVLVGLLLVGAFKIAALDQYLQFNLKDKPAGYLGSVLVGITFAVAWTPCVGPILGATLALASTSGEVGHGVFLLMSYAAGLALPFFLSALAINSFFQFSQKLRRYVQVIHVIGGVLLIIVGILLITDYMTFLNAYVLRFTPSWLLKKL